Below is a window of Pyrobaculum aerophilum str. IM2 DNA.
ACAATTAACAGCTTGGCAACCCTCTTGGCTGTCCTAGTCCTAACGATTTCCCTCTCCGACTTGCCGAATTCGCACTTGAGGATGTTCATTGCCAAGACGTCTACGAACAGGGTTTTGAAAAACGCCGATATGACGCGGCCGGCGCCCATTGGCGGCTTGTTCGCCAGGAGTTTACTCTCCCACTGCCCGTATGGGATGATTATCTGTATCTGGGGATAGCGGGTTACGTTATACTGCTTAACGCCCTTGTACAAAAACGTTGCGATTATCCACAACACAGTGATTATCGCAAGGACATCTATGATGAACCAGTCCACGGGACTTTCAACACATTGATACGGACCGCACGGAACAGGCGCCATTGAGAAAGGCTACTGTGCCTTAAAAAAGTGTTATTCCCAATGGGTAGATAATAATACATTTTTATAGCACGCCTCCACTACCCCATGCCCACATTAGTATACGCCTCTCTATGTAAAGGCTGTGGCAAGTGCGTCGATATATGCCCGGCGGATAATATGCAGTACAACCCCAAGAATAGAAAGGGCTATAACGCAGATCCCATTAGTTGCGCCGAGTGTATGAACTGCGTTAAATACTGCCCAGAGCACGCCGTTGACGTCAGGCCCTATTCAGACTTCGCCCCCTTGGGGCTCGAATAGGCGTGGTGAGAGATACGAAAAAGAACATTATCTACTGGAGAATAGTATACCGCGACGGCACTGTATACGACTTCGCCTCCCCCATAAGGACTACTCCCTGGGGGTCGGCCAAGGGGGCCTTGGACTACCCGGAGAGACAAGACTTAGACTCGGAGTTGCTCGCCCTTGAGGACAAGCCGGAGTATCTGGGGTTCCCAGAGTTGCCGCGGCCTAAACAAGCTGTTAGAATAGTGGGCAGTCTCTTAAAGGCTAAGCAACAGTCAGGGGGGAGGTAGTATGTCCCTCCACTTCCCCACTAAAATAGTCGACACCGACATTTTAGTAGTAGGCGGCGGGATGGCGGGATGCGGCGCCGTTTTTGAGGCCAAGTACTGGTGCAGAGGGAGGTGTAAAGTAACGCTTGTTGATAAGGCAAATACCGAGAAGTCCGGCGCCGTGGGGATGGGCCTCTCTGCGTGTAACTTAGGCGTGTTTACCACAGACCCCGACGATCCAAAGCCCGAGGATTTTGTGCAATACGTGAGAAACGACCTACTCGGCGTGGTGAGAGAGGACTTGATATACGATATTGCCAGGCACATGACCTCCACTATTAAGCTCTTTGACGAGTGGGGACTCCCCATATGGCGTGATCCAAAAACGGGCAAATACCTGAGAACTGGCCGCTGGCAACACCCCATACACGGCGAGTCCTATAAAGCTATTATCGCAGAGGCGTGTAGAAAATCCGCCGACGAGGTGTACGAGCGGGTTTTCGTCACACACCCGCTTCTAGACGAGTCTAGGCCTAATAGAATAGCTGGCGTCGTGGGGTTCCACGTGAGAGACGGCACTTTCTACGTCTTTAGAGCCAAGGCCGTGATAGTGGCAGCGGGAGGCACATCGCTTTTATACAGGCCGAGGAGCGTCGGCGAGGGGCTGGGCAGGGCGTGGTATCCCACTTGGGCGAGCGGAAGCGCCTACGCCATACCAATACTGGCCGGCGCCGAGACTGTGAATTTTGAGTTCAGGCTCGTAGTAGTGCGTTTTAAAGACGCCTACGGCCCCGTGGGCTTCCCGTACCTACTGTTGAAAATGCGCTCTACTGACGTCAAAGGCAAACAGTGGGAGCCGCTGCCAGATGAGGCAAAGGCCGAGCTCGCCAAGATATTCTACGACTTCGCATGGGCGAGGCCCACGCCAACGCCAATACGCACATGGGTCACTATACAGAACTTAAAAGAGGGAAGAGGTCCCGACTTAATGCAGACTCAAGAGCGCCTCCCCGACGAGGAGTCCCTTAAAGTCCTCTTCGAGGACTATCTGGACATGACGCCTACGCAAGTATTCCTCTGGGCCTCTCAGAACATCCACCCGCAGAAGACGCCGTCTGAGCTAATGCCAACTGAGCCGTATGTTCAAGCCAGCCACGCCTCTTCGGGCGGGATGTGGGCATCGGGACCTCCCGACATTGCGCCGGAGGAGTACAAATGGGGCCCGAACAGAATGCTCACAGTGGAGGGCCTATTCGGCGCGGGGGACGTGGTGGGGGCCTCGGGGCATAAATTCAGCAGCGGCTCTTTTACCGAGGGGAGAATAGCGGGCAAAGCCGCTGTTAGATACGTGCTGACCCAAGCCAAGGACTACAAGCCCACTATAAGCAACGACACTATTGAGCGGTATTAGGAAATTGTGTATAGGCCTTTGGAGTGGTATCACAAAAACAAGCCGTTGACCACCACGCCGAAGATGCCCCCGCAGTATACCAACTGGTTTGAAATACACCCCAACTATTTAAACTGGTACCAGCTGTTAGTCAGGCTCCAGAAAATAATGGACGAATACGCCGCTGGATGGGGGATGTTCTACACCACAAACATGTACCTCTTAAACAGAGGCTGGGAGCTGTTGAAAATGCTAGAAGAGGACTTCCGCTTCGCCGCCGCGGCGAGCCTCCACGAGCTCTTAAGAGTGTGGGAGTTCTACCACCGCCTCTTAGTGGGACAGGCCGTGGTGTTCTCCATGATGCATCGCAAGGAGAGCCGCGGCTATTACTTCAACGCCGACTATCCGTATATTGACGAAGAGAATTGGCACGTCTTCACTCACGTCAGAAGGGATCCCAAGACCGGGCAGTGGAGCTTTAGGACATCCCCGGTGATACACATAATCCCGCCCTAATTTTTATATATAATTTTTTTTACCACGCCCACTCCCCTTTTTTATGATCCATAATTTTAAAAATAAGTTTTTAAAGGGAATCGCTAGGCCTTTTTATGCTCGTCGGGGTGATCTCAGACACTCACGACGACTACAAGGCCATTTATAAATTTGGGGAAATTGCCAGGAGGGTGGGCGTGTCGGCTGTTATACACGCCGGCGATTGGACCTCGCCGTTTTCAATGTTAAAAATGAGGAGGGCGCTGGGCCGGGAGATACCCGTTTACACCGTGTTCGGCAATAATGACGGCGATAGATACAATTTCGCCAAAAGAGCCGCAGATTCCCAAGTGGATATACTGGGCGAGGCTGGGGTGGTAGAGCTCGACGGCGTGAAAATAGGGGTTTACCACGGCACTTCTGAAATACTAGTAGAGGCAATGGCCAAGTCGGGGCTTTTTGACGTCGTTATCTACGGCCACACCCATAAAATAGATATAAGGCGCGTAGACGGGGTGTTAGTTGTAAACCCTGGGGAGGCGTGCGGCTGTGCCAGCGAGAGGAAGACGGCGGCTTTGTTAAATGTGGAAAAAATGGATGTGGAAATTATAGATCTTTAAAAAACAAATTAGACGCAGCCTGTGGGCTTCGGCGCGCCTGCCACTTTACAAGCTCCGTGCGCAGGCCCCGAGGGGAATAGCTGGTAGATTTTCTCCAAGGAGAAGCCCGTCTCTTTAGTGACCATTTTAATTGGCGGGCAGGAGCCGAAGGTCTCCCAATACTCCCTTAAGTATTTTACCAACTTCCAATGCTCCTCGGTCATTTTTTGTATGCCCTCTAGCTCTCTGGCCAACCACTCAGCCACTTTTTCGTCCCAGTCCTCTGGGTTTTGCATAAAACAGTCCTCGTCTAGTATAACTTTTTTGCCATCAACTTGGTACTCGCCGGGACATTTCACTGGCATGTTGAGCCCTACTGTTATAGTTTGTTAATTTTTATTCTCAATTTTCTGAGCATATACCCGATGTAATCGCCATATAGCTATTGCATATTCTAGTTAATAATATTTAAAAATCGGGCTCTTGAAAGCATTCATGGCCGATAAAGTGGCGTTTCTGGCAACAATGCCGCCGGCAGATACGCCGATGATTTCCACTATGCTGGGTTACGCCCTCGCCGCGGCGTCAATGGGGTTTGAGGTGTTGATCTTCTGGACGTTAGACGGAGCTCACGTAGTTAAGAAGAAAGTGTTTGAAAAACTGGACAAGCAGATTCAAGAGAGGTTTAAACAGTGTTTAGAAATGGGCTGTAAAATGTGGCTGTGTTCCTCCGCAGCTGCCACTTTTAACATAAAAGAGGATGAAGTGGTTGAGGGGGTGAAAATAATGGGCATTGCCAGCTTTTATGAATTCGCCAGCGAGGCAAAAATAACGCTCACTTGGTAGCTACACCACTTCTATTGCGTCTAAAACCCTAAATTTTTGATTTAAATGTTGTAAATACGGCTCTGCCCTATCTCTCAATAGGTACAGCGCCACAGCTCCCCAGTTGTGGAAGGCCTTGTCCAATTCCACGTTTATTTTAAGCGCTATGAACCCCGCGGCCCGCCCCCCTCCGCACTCCACGGGGTAAATAGAAAAAGCGTATTTAGTGGATTGCCCCTGCCACGGGATGTCCTCGGCCACGTCTATTAAAAGCGTCTCGTTCTCCAAGTTATCGCATGAGGGCGCCTCGATTAAAACTCTCTTCTTGAGGTCGAGAAAGCCGAGGAGGTAGTCCTCTCCGTCTAGCGTAAATGCAAATAACAGGTCGTGGAAGGGTATGTATTAAACCCCCTGGCTGTTGGCGGATAAAAGATATGGGATTTGGTCGAGGAAAACCCTCGGTTGCGACCTGGCCCTTTGTATAAACTCCTCCATCACAAGGCGTCTCTCAGCCTCTTATACACATCACCTCTGCCGCGGAATGTCAAGAACGTCCTGGCGAACTCGGGAACTCTCTGATAGTAGTCGTGTACTTCCTTCAGCCCCACTAGCTCGAGGAATTTAGACCACCCAACTCTGTCAATAAAGTCCGCCAGCCTCTCGCCGGGCTTGGCGTGCTGACGCCACACCTCTATAACGTGTTTCACTACGGCGATAATTTCCTCATACCTAGGCGGCTTGGCGGGAAGCCAGGGAATTAACACTCTGGCCAACCTGGCGCCTCCACCTGTATTTGACATCTTCCCGCCGACGAGTATGGCGACTCCGACGTTTTCTGGGTCATAATCAAAGGCGTCGCAGTTCTCTTTACAACGGGCGCAGTTTATACACTTCTCGCCGAGGAGCACTAGCTTGACCTTATCGCCCTCTCTCCTCAAAGTGTGTGCGCCGGTGGGGCAGACTTGCACTAGGAATATTTGGCTTTCAGTTACCTTAGCTAATGCTCTTGGAGGCGGCAGACACATGCCGATAACCTCCTCTCTTATTTTCGGCGGGGCGCCCCACTGGCCCACAATAGCTATGTCAATGGCGGTCCCGCCTGCGCACATAGCAGGACAACCGGATACAAATATGCGTAGCTTGGCGGGGAGGCTCTCTTCTTTGAAATAGGGGGCTAAGGCGTCGCCCAAAGCTTTTGTAATACTGGGCGAATCAACTACTGCTGTAGTACACGTGAGAAATGCAGTACACGAATTTATTCCCCACATTGATCTACCCCACCCTCCCACTGGGAAGCCCATTTTCTCCACCTCTTCTTTTATCTTCAACGCCTTGTCTAGAGAGTCGGTGAGAATTTCCAAATTGCCGTTGCGGGTGATTTTTATACCGCCGATGCCCAGCTTATCTGCAATATCTATAAATTTTCTCAAAGTCTCCGTGCTCATTCTGAAATTCGGCGGAGTGCCCACCTTTACGGTGAACACCCTATCCCCAGTTGAGGATATGGGTTCAATAATGCCGTAGCCGTGGAACTTCCTGTCCACCCACTTGCCCACATTGCGCCTTATTAACTCGGGCAACCACTCAGTGTAAGGAACTGGCAACCTCTTCTGAAGCCTCTGCGCGACGGGGTCGGCGGTCATGGCCTCTTCCCGAAGTACTCCTCTACTATCTTGCCGGCCCAATTAGCCCACATTGTCCTCTCCTCGTCGTCTAGCACCGCGCCTGCTCTCAACGACGGGTGTAGAGTGGGCTTCCTCTCCTCATTTATGCCGAGGATTTCCGTGAGGTATTTCTTAAACCCGACCTTCATAATAAAGTCGCCAATTCTGTCTTTATGCTTCACCACGCCCTTTTCCATGTACTCCATCCAGCTCTCCACAGTCTTTACCACCCAGTCCATGGCCTCCTCCACTGAGTTAACAACTGCCAACGGCTTGCCCATTTTGCCGCCGAATCTGCCCTTTACATGCCCGCCGACGACTACGGCTATTTTCACCTTCTTCCCCGGTTTTATTGCTGGGAACGCCGCTCTTATGCAGTGCATGGATTTTTTACACCTACTGCCGTCTATTTTCAACTCCTTACCGTCCCATGTAATTGCCCCGCTTGGGCAATTAGCTGCCAGCTTGGCCGGGTCCACCTCCCCAGCCTCAATCTTCCTCCTCAAAAGCTCTTGATCCACCTCAGGAGCGC
It encodes the following:
- a CDS encoding metallophosphoesterase; its protein translation is MLVGVISDTHDDYKAIYKFGEIARRVGVSAVIHAGDWTSPFSMLKMRRALGREIPVYTVFGNNDGDRYNFAKRAADSQVDILGEAGVVELDGVKIGVYHGTSEILVEAMAKSGLFDVVIYGHTHKIDIRRVDGVLVVNPGEACGCASERKTAALLNVEKMDVEIIDL
- a CDS encoding TusE/DsrC/DsvC family sulfur relay protein, yielding MPVKCPGEYQVDGKKVILDEDCFMQNPEDWDEKVAEWLARELEGIQKMTEEHWKLVKYLREYWETFGSCPPIKMVTKETGFSLEKIYQLFPSGPAHGACKVAGAPKPTGCV
- a CDS encoding DsrE family protein; this encodes MADKVAFLATMPPADTPMISTMLGYALAAASMGFEVLIFWTLDGAHVVKKKVFEKLDKQIQERFKQCLEMGCKMWLCSSAAATFNIKEDEVVEGVKIMGIASFYEFASEAKITLTW
- the dsrB gene encoding dissimilatory-type sulfite reductase subunit beta, with product MTADPVAQRLQKRLPVPYTEWLPELIRRNVGKWVDRKFHGYGIIEPISSTGDRVFTVKVGTPPNFRMSTETLRKFIDIADKLGIGGIKITRNGNLEILTDSLDKALKIKEEVEKMGFPVGGWGRSMWGINSCTAFLTCTTAVVDSPSITKALGDALAPYFKEESLPAKLRIFVSGCPAMCAGGTAIDIAIVGQWGAPPKIREEVIGMCLPPPRALAKVTESQIFLVQVCPTGAHTLRREGDKVKLVLLGEKCINCARCKENCDAFDYDPENVGVAILVGGKMSNTGGGARLARVLIPWLPAKPPRYEEIIAVVKHVIEVWRQHAKPGERLADFIDRVGWSKFLELVGLKEVHDYYQRVPEFARTFLTFRGRGDVYKRLRDAL